Proteins encoded in a region of the Elizabethkingia bruuniana genome:
- a CDS encoding valine--tRNA ligase, producing the protein MEISDKYNPQQAEQKWYQYWQENKFFHSEPDEREPYTVVIPPPNVTGILHMGHMLNNTLQDVLVRRARMRGYNACWIPGTDHASIATEAKVVAKLKAEGISKQDIGREKFLEHAWDWTHQYGGTILEQLKKLGCSCDWDRTRFTMEDDLSKAVIKVFVDLYNKGLVYRGYKMVNWDPEAKTNISDEEVIYKEQNGKLYFLKYQIVGSDEFLTVATTRPETIFGDTAVCINPNDERYTHLKGKKVIVPIVGREVPIIEDDYVDIEFGTGALKITPAHDINDYEIGQRHQLEIIDSMDDNAVLNENGKHYQGKDRFTVRKEIAKELEEKGLLLKSEDYLNKVGTSERTGAVIEPKISVQWFLKMSEMAKPALDVVMDDEVKFYPEKFKNTYRHWMENVHDWNISRQLWWGHRIPAYYYASGENDFVVAETIEAALELAKQKTGNTELTTDNLRQDEDALDTWFSAWLWPMSVFDGITAPDNKDINYYYPTSDLVTGPDIIFFWVARMIMAGLEFKNQVPFKNVYFTGIVRDKQRRKMSKSLGNSPDPIELMDKYGSDGVRVGILLSSAAGNDLMFDEDLMLQGRNFATKIWNAFKLTQSWKKEDKEISEENAQAIEWFEAEFNKTVAAINDQFEKFRISDALHLLYKLVWDDFCSWYLEIVKPNYGEAISQQVYDKTIEFFGNLMKFLHPFMPFLTEEIWQAIAERQTSEALIITQQNKETAFDADVLKNFEQTKEIVSGVRNYRQSKGISPREEVEVYTNVSQFENEAVIKKLANVSEIHYAQKTDKPSFTFLVGAVECSIPLSENLDLGEEKTKTEEELKYLKGFLISVEKKLSNEKFMAGAPQQVVDNELKKQKDAQDKITLLEEKLKTL; encoded by the coding sequence ATGGAAATTTCCGACAAGTACAATCCGCAACAAGCAGAACAAAAGTGGTACCAATATTGGCAGGAAAATAAATTTTTTCATTCCGAGCCAGATGAAAGAGAGCCATATACTGTCGTCATACCACCTCCAAATGTGACAGGGATTTTGCACATGGGGCATATGCTAAATAATACATTGCAGGATGTACTAGTTCGCCGTGCACGTATGCGTGGTTATAATGCATGCTGGATTCCCGGAACCGATCATGCCTCTATTGCTACAGAAGCTAAAGTAGTAGCTAAATTGAAAGCTGAAGGAATTTCTAAGCAGGATATCGGACGCGAGAAGTTTTTAGAGCATGCCTGGGACTGGACGCATCAATATGGTGGAACAATTCTGGAGCAGCTAAAAAAATTAGGATGCTCTTGTGACTGGGACAGAACCCGCTTCACAATGGAAGATGATTTGTCTAAAGCAGTTATCAAAGTATTCGTGGATCTTTATAATAAAGGACTTGTTTACCGTGGTTATAAAATGGTAAACTGGGATCCGGAGGCAAAGACAAATATCTCTGACGAGGAGGTAATCTATAAAGAGCAAAACGGAAAATTATACTTCCTTAAATATCAGATTGTTGGTTCAGATGAGTTCCTGACAGTTGCTACAACACGTCCGGAAACAATATTCGGTGATACAGCTGTATGTATCAATCCTAATGACGAACGTTACACACACCTGAAAGGTAAAAAAGTAATCGTGCCAATTGTAGGACGTGAAGTTCCTATTATTGAAGACGATTATGTTGATATAGAATTTGGTACCGGAGCATTGAAGATTACTCCTGCTCATGATATCAATGACTACGAAATTGGTCAGCGTCACCAGTTAGAGATTATAGACTCTATGGACGATAATGCTGTTCTTAATGAAAACGGAAAGCACTATCAAGGCAAAGACAGATTTACAGTAAGAAAAGAGATTGCTAAAGAACTTGAAGAGAAAGGTCTTTTGTTAAAATCTGAAGACTATCTGAATAAAGTAGGTACATCCGAAAGAACAGGGGCTGTAATAGAGCCAAAAATCTCTGTACAGTGGTTCCTGAAGATGAGTGAAATGGCAAAGCCTGCATTGGATGTTGTAATGGATGATGAAGTTAAATTCTATCCGGAAAAATTCAAGAATACATACAGACACTGGATGGAGAATGTACACGACTGGAATATATCCCGCCAGCTATGGTGGGGGCACAGAATTCCGGCCTATTACTATGCATCTGGTGAGAACGATTTTGTAGTTGCTGAAACAATTGAAGCAGCATTAGAACTTGCAAAACAAAAAACGGGTAATACAGAACTAACAACTGATAACCTAAGACAGGATGAAGATGCGCTAGATACATGGTTCTCTGCATGGTTATGGCCAATGTCAGTATTCGATGGTATTACAGCACCAGATAATAAAGATATCAATTACTATTATCCAACTTCGGATTTGGTAACTGGACCAGATATTATCTTCTTCTGGGTAGCCCGTATGATTATGGCCGGATTAGAGTTCAAAAACCAGGTTCCGTTTAAAAATGTATACTTTACCGGAATTGTAAGAGATAAGCAGCGTCGTAAGATGTCTAAATCTTTAGGAAACTCTCCGGACCCAATTGAATTAATGGACAAATATGGTTCTGATGGAGTAAGAGTAGGAATTTTGTTAAGTTCAGCGGCAGGTAATGACCTTATGTTCGATGAAGATCTAATGCTTCAGGGACGTAATTTTGCAACCAAAATATGGAATGCATTCAAGCTGACACAAAGCTGGAAGAAAGAGGATAAAGAGATTTCTGAGGAAAATGCGCAAGCTATTGAATGGTTTGAAGCAGAATTCAATAAGACTGTTGCTGCTATCAATGACCAGTTTGAAAAGTTCAGAATTTCTGATGCATTACATTTATTGTATAAATTAGTTTGGGACGATTTCTGTTCATGGTATCTGGAAATTGTAAAACCAAACTATGGTGAGGCTATCAGTCAGCAGGTATATGACAAAACAATAGAATTCTTCGGAAATTTAATGAAGTTCCTGCATCCTTTCATGCCATTCCTGACAGAAGAAATTTGGCAGGCGATTGCAGAGAGACAAACTTCTGAAGCATTAATTATTACCCAACAAAATAAAGAAACAGCTTTTGATGCTGATGTTCTTAAAAACTTCGAGCAAACGAAAGAAATCGTTTCAGGAGTAAGAAATTACCGCCAGAGCAAAGGTATTTCTCCAAGAGAAGAGGTTGAAGTTTATACCAATGTTTCTCAGTTCGAAAACGAAGCTGTTATCAAAAAACTGGCTAATGTTTCGGAGATTCATTATGCACAAAAAACGGATAAGCCAAGCTTTACATTCCTTGTAGGTGCAGTGGAATGCTCTATTCCGTTGAGTGAGAATCTTGATCTTGGTGAGGAGAAAACCAAAACAGAAGAAGAACTGAAGTATCTGAAAGGTTTCCTTATCTCTGTTGAAAAGAAGCTTAGTAATGAAAAATTCATGGCTGGAGCTCCACAACAAGTTGTAGATAATGAGCTGAAAAAACAAAAAGATGCTCAGGATAAAATAACATTATTGGAAGAGAAACTGAAAACTCTTTAA
- a CDS encoding GIY-YIG nuclease family protein yields MKEYYVYIIKCADNSYYTGVTRDLLQRLQQHESGYNSKSYTHNRRPVRLVYYCVFSDINDAILFEKQIKGWSRKKKEALIDGNFNKLKELSICTNGTHFNNYQKDKEGFDSAQPDNSAE; encoded by the coding sequence TTGAAAGAGTATTATGTTTATATTATTAAGTGTGCAGATAACTCCTATTATACAGGAGTTACAAGAGATTTGTTACAACGTTTGCAACAACATGAATCAGGATATAATTCCAAAAGCTATACACATAATCGTAGACCCGTTAGATTAGTCTATTATTGTGTGTTTTCAGATATAAATGATGCAATTTTATTTGAAAAGCAAATTAAAGGTTGGAGTAGAAAAAAGAAAGAAGCATTAATAGATGGAAATTTTAATAAGCTTAAAGAATTATCCATTTGTACAAACGGTACACACTTTAATAACTATCAAAAAGACAAAGAAGGCTTCGACTCCGCTCAGCCTGACAATTCTGCTGAATAA
- a CDS encoding DUF4241 domain-containing protein translates to MNHIENIQKLFSKNFVESPLLESFDAGKLVITTGEIVASDPLITPDKEAFDQQFPTGEFAVNIHKERESNCVAYAEVVFQEAKITDWKLATTKGQNVKDLAEGEVFGYPVESGMGCFMDYETQKLLNALEQEIFQKKADDFEGIYAEFFHEHFYEQDGAVHQYTLLKPYLDKANNIFAFETGFGEGFYASYIAYDVNGIPVKLITEFIEIVVD, encoded by the coding sequence ATGAATCATATAGAAAACATACAGAAGCTTTTTTCTAAGAATTTTGTAGAGTCACCTTTGCTGGAAAGTTTTGATGCAGGAAAACTGGTAATTACTACAGGAGAAATTGTGGCCAGTGATCCGCTGATTACACCAGATAAGGAAGCTTTTGATCAACAGTTTCCAACAGGGGAATTTGCTGTAAATATCCATAAAGAAAGAGAAAGTAATTGTGTTGCTTATGCTGAAGTTGTATTTCAGGAGGCTAAGATTACAGATTGGAAACTAGCAACAACAAAAGGGCAGAATGTAAAAGATTTAGCCGAAGGAGAAGTATTCGGATATCCTGTAGAAAGCGGAATGGGCTGTTTTATGGACTATGAAACCCAGAAGCTACTCAATGCTTTAGAGCAGGAAATTTTTCAGAAAAAAGCAGATGATTTTGAAGGAATTTATGCAGAGTTTTTCCATGAACATTTTTATGAGCAGGATGGTGCAGTACATCAATATACACTGCTAAAGCCTTACCTGGATAAAGCTAATAACATCTTTGCCTTTGAAACTGGATTCGGAGAAGGCTTTTATGCGAGTTATATAGCCTATGATGTAAATGGGATTCCTGTAAAATTAATTACCGAATTTATCGAAATAGTAGTAGATTAG
- a CDS encoding ribokinase, which produces MKFSNHIPKIVVVGSSSIDLVLTTEHHPRINETVLATQTENFFGGKGANQAVGASRLGAKVHFVGCVGKDTNGKHVLENLVNEGVNVNFVEENSDYPTGTAYVTSAHGKISIIVAPAANNFITTADIDKAEAEIAEADIVLTQLEIPVEVVEYLFEICKKHNTRIGLYASPAKFIGEDIAEKADFIVIKSNDLSVVFGEEGRDKVLKKLPNKLFIRDDTNSTVYFNGEEMKYYRNAPDTIAYKMGMGDAFTSGFAIALCHGNEIDECVRFGNEVSLKASANKGSQKGLPYLKDFSF; this is translated from the coding sequence ATGAAATTTTCAAATCATATACCCAAAATTGTAGTAGTAGGAAGTTCATCAATAGATTTGGTGCTTACAACCGAGCATCACCCGCGTATCAATGAAACAGTATTGGCTACCCAAACTGAAAATTTCTTTGGTGGTAAGGGAGCAAATCAGGCTGTAGGAGCCAGCAGGTTGGGAGCTAAGGTACATTTTGTAGGGTGTGTTGGTAAAGATACTAACGGCAAACATGTACTGGAAAATCTTGTAAATGAAGGGGTAAACGTCAATTTTGTAGAGGAAAATTCAGATTACCCTACTGGTACGGCTTATGTTACTTCTGCACATGGTAAAATCAGTATTATAGTAGCGCCGGCTGCTAATAATTTTATAACCACAGCTGATATAGACAAAGCAGAAGCAGAAATTGCAGAAGCAGATATCGTATTAACACAACTGGAAATTCCGGTTGAGGTAGTAGAATATCTTTTTGAAATTTGCAAAAAGCATAATACCAGAATTGGGCTGTATGCTTCACCTGCAAAGTTTATAGGAGAGGATATTGCTGAGAAAGCAGATTTTATTGTTATTAAAAGCAATGATTTGTCTGTTGTATTTGGAGAAGAGGGACGCGATAAAGTCCTGAAAAAACTGCCGAATAAATTATTTATTCGCGATGATACTAACTCTACCGTTTATTTTAATGGTGAGGAAATGAAGTACTACCGTAATGCTCCGGATACTATTGCATATAAAATGGGAATGGGAGATGCATTTACTTCAGGTTTTGCAATTGCTCTTTGCCATGGAAATGAAATAGACGAATGTGTAAGATTTGGTAATGAAGTATCCCTGAAAGCATCTGCTAATAAAGGTTCTCAAAAAGGATTACCATATCTGAAAGATTTCAGCTTTTAA
- a CDS encoding serine aminopeptidase domain-containing protein has product MKEVILKTRDGVNIIAHLFQPDKSNGKLVLINSATGVKQQVYFAIAQYFAENFFTVITYDYRGIGLSKPPDMRNFNSDAVLWGKEDFGIITTYIKENFSDYQKYCLGHSVGALILGMNADSEIFEKFIFVGTQNAYVGNLKWKTRIEAYLGFGVVQPLITRLFGYFPAQWFGLGESLPKGNAFDWRKLILNKKSTNKLLERTESFAESLNHKVFVIRAEDDVWLTEKGVKSLLNDTYPNMKPTYRLIKVSESEKGEIGHINFFRSYNRKLWGIILQEIK; this is encoded by the coding sequence ATGAAGGAAGTAATTCTGAAAACCCGGGATGGCGTAAATATTATAGCTCATCTCTTTCAACCCGATAAAAGTAATGGGAAATTAGTACTGATTAATTCTGCAACAGGAGTGAAGCAGCAGGTTTATTTTGCTATTGCCCAATATTTTGCCGAGAATTTTTTTACCGTCATTACCTATGATTATCGGGGAATAGGACTCTCTAAACCTCCAGATATGCGCAACTTCAATTCCGATGCTGTTTTATGGGGTAAAGAAGACTTTGGAATTATTACAACTTATATCAAAGAAAACTTTTCTGATTATCAAAAATACTGTTTGGGGCATTCTGTAGGTGCTCTAATACTAGGTATGAATGCTGATTCAGAGATATTTGAAAAATTTATTTTTGTGGGAACCCAGAATGCGTATGTCGGAAATCTTAAATGGAAAACCAGAATTGAAGCATATCTGGGCTTCGGAGTGGTACAGCCTTTAATCACAAGACTATTCGGTTATTTCCCTGCACAATGGTTTGGTTTGGGAGAAAGTCTGCCAAAAGGAAATGCTTTCGATTGGCGAAAATTAATTCTGAATAAAAAGTCTACTAATAAACTTCTGGAGCGTACAGAAAGCTTTGCCGAAAGTCTTAACCATAAAGTTTTTGTAATTCGTGCAGAGGATGATGTATGGCTAACAGAAAAAGGTGTTAAGAGTCTGCTGAATGATACATATCCGAATATGAAGCCTACCTACAGACTGATAAAGGTATCAGAATCTGAAAAAGGAGAAATAGGACACATCAATTTTTTCCGCAGCTACAACCGAAAACTATGGGGAATTATTCTGCAGGAAATAAAATAA
- a CDS encoding RNA polymerase sigma factor: MNMNTQENFENIYRQYAPGIRKLCLSYTGDMDNAEDLLQETFITVWKNLNKFRNDSKLSTWIYRIAVNNCLMTLRKQKNISRISEEKIVGLPDEVQQDKTQDTELLYKCISELKEADRVIITLVLDEKPYEEIAEITGITENNLRVKIHRIKKELTEIFQQHARL; the protein is encoded by the coding sequence ATGAATATGAATACTCAGGAAAACTTCGAGAATATCTATAGACAGTATGCCCCGGGAATACGAAAGTTATGCCTTAGTTACACTGGAGACATGGACAATGCGGAGGATCTGCTTCAGGAAACATTTATCACAGTATGGAAAAACCTGAATAAATTCCGAAACGATTCTAAACTGAGTACCTGGATTTATCGGATTGCTGTGAACAATTGCCTTATGACCCTGCGCAAACAAAAAAATATAAGTAGGATCTCTGAAGAAAAAATAGTTGGTCTCCCCGATGAAGTCCAGCAGGATAAGACACAAGATACAGAGCTTTTATACAAATGTATCAGTGAATTAAAAGAGGCTGACAGGGTTATTATCACACTTGTACTAGATGAAAAACCTTATGAAGAAATAGCCGAGATTACGGGAATTACAGAAAATAATCTGAGAGTAAAAATTCACAGAATAAAAAAAGAACTCACCGAAATTTTTCAACAACATGCAAGACTTTAA
- a CDS encoding alpha/beta fold hydrolase encodes MEITFFSYNKDTFSPFKKIFKIFFLAVMFFGFTVSFAQNKYSFDVKVIGKGTPVIMIPGYSCSSDVWKETVDHLKNKFECHILTLAGFAGQPSIKEPLLETTKNEIIAYAKDKKLKNPVIIGHSLGGFLSLWVSSTSPELFKKVIVVDGVPFYTALQNPDITSEQAKQLINKETFSKQYAAMTNEQLKTYAENIAKQLVTDLEKAKLIAEWQAKSDRNTLAGAFYEMMTTDIRSDLSKITAPVLVLGSKFETLENSKKQFAEQYKNVKNLILHIADSKHFIMYDQPEWFFQELDTFLK; translated from the coding sequence ATGGAAATTACATTTTTCAGTTACAACAAAGATACATTTAGTCCTTTTAAAAAAATATTTAAAATTTTTTTTTTAGCAGTTATGTTTTTTGGGTTTACCGTTTCTTTCGCCCAAAACAAATATTCCTTTGATGTAAAAGTTATAGGAAAAGGAACTCCGGTTATTATGATCCCTGGCTACAGCTGTAGTAGCGATGTATGGAAAGAAACGGTAGATCACTTAAAAAATAAATTCGAGTGCCATATCCTTACTCTTGCGGGCTTTGCCGGTCAGCCTTCTATAAAAGAACCTTTATTAGAAACTACGAAGAATGAGATCATTGCTTATGCAAAAGATAAAAAATTAAAAAATCCTGTTATCATAGGACATAGCCTGGGAGGATTTCTCAGTCTTTGGGTATCAAGCACAAGCCCTGAATTATTTAAGAAGGTTATTGTAGTAGACGGAGTTCCTTTCTACACAGCCTTACAAAATCCTGATATAACATCTGAACAAGCAAAGCAGCTCATTAATAAAGAGACTTTCTCAAAACAATATGCTGCCATGACCAACGAACAACTGAAAACCTATGCAGAAAATATTGCAAAACAATTAGTAACAGATTTGGAAAAGGCAAAATTAATTGCAGAATGGCAGGCAAAGAGCGACAGAAATACTTTGGCTGGTGCATTTTATGAAATGATGACAACTGACATCCGAAGCGATCTCTCTAAAATTACTGCTCCGGTTTTGGTATTGGGTAGTAAATTTGAAACATTAGAAAATTCAAAAAAGCAATTTGCTGAACAGTATAAGAATGTAAAAAACCTAATTTTACACATTGCAGACAGTAAACATTTCATTATGTATGACCAGCCCGAATGGTTCTTTCAGGAACTGGATACTTTCTTAAAATAA
- a CDS encoding HD domain-containing protein, producing the protein MSDLISKTIEFVKKKLEGAEAGHDWFHIERVWKLSKKIAEAEECNIEVVELGALLHDIADPKFHNGDENIGPDTARGFLENHNVNEDIIRQVIFIIRNISFKNRNEAPKEKPIELQVVQDADRLDAIGAIGIARVFNFGGFKNNPIYIPGEEPKLNLSKEEYKKSNGTSINHFYEKLLLLGGLMNTEKGKEMAAIRHQYMENFLQQFYDEWNAVV; encoded by the coding sequence ATGAGTGATTTAATTTCTAAAACAATTGAATTTGTAAAGAAAAAACTTGAAGGGGCAGAAGCAGGACATGACTGGTTCCATATTGAAAGAGTATGGAAACTTTCTAAAAAGATTGCCGAGGCTGAAGAATGTAATATTGAAGTTGTAGAATTAGGAGCATTATTACATGATATTGCGGACCCTAAATTTCATAATGGTGATGAAAATATAGGACCAGATACTGCAAGAGGGTTTTTAGAAAACCATAATGTAAATGAAGATATTATTCGGCAGGTAATCTTTATTATCAGAAATATATCCTTTAAGAACAGAAATGAAGCACCTAAAGAAAAGCCAATAGAATTACAGGTGGTTCAGGATGCAGATCGTCTGGATGCTATCGGGGCGATAGGAATAGCAAGGGTTTTTAATTTCGGAGGATTTAAGAATAATCCTATTTATATTCCTGGAGAAGAACCAAAACTAAATTTATCTAAAGAGGAGTATAAGAAGTCCAACGGAACCTCAATTAATCATTTTTATGAGAAGCTTTTATTATTGGGGGGCTTGATGAATACTGAAAAAGGAAAAGAAATGGCAGCAATAAGGCACCAGTATATGGAAAATTTTTTGCAGCAATTTTATGACGAATGGAACGCAGTAGTGTAG
- a CDS encoding SusC/RagA family TonB-linked outer membrane protein, whose translation MNKKVLQVSCLVAAFYFSADVHAQTKKNDTVTKEKAIEEVVMIGYGSQKKENVTGSIGVISAKDLADKPNPNPISSIQGKVAGVQIQNSGAPGGSPRVDIRGVSSLSGKTVFIVDGMITDDISFLNPQDVESMSILKDPSSLAIFGARATNGAVIIKTKSGKNKTVFNFSSYIGVKTVTNVPKMANSDQYVELYNEKLRNEGVTDPTKFISRANYPANTNWFDEVLKTGFISSNDFSASGTIAKKLNYFGSIGYLDDGGTLAAGRGVSSGNNFKRLNTRLNLTYKINDNISIGNNFTWSHINTNNANNPLLTAYSAPPVYYPINPAINNYDYFSLISAANPRAVLDLFRSKDKQDRILNNVWGEVKFLKDFSFKVSYTIDNTNLYKYEYTAISDYNPNKPAIPSNLVTRDTRTEGYVWDNILSWKKNFNKHHFEVLGGFSRTQNYYHGVYTKVLNVPYTGSDKDLVTTNGTDLVTFTFNKDAEVNMVPYKNRIESLFGRLNYDYAGKYLVNASVRRDGATGFSSNNRFKIFPAVSVGWVISKEGFMSNQNLFNLLKLRASWGKLGNPDVRRDYDKLTTIINSGAYFGGTGNPAETVTRVVDPNIDWETTTGRDIGVEMALLNNKLKIEATYFDKDSKNVVYAINQPSISGASNWNDFVTNAYSFNNRGFEASVNYDAKISENIRLGVYANITTIKNKITSVYLDSFNEPGAHLFGSTIIRLQAGQPVGSYYGYEVAGVFQNQSEINGAPQQTNAAVGGFRFADLDGNGVIDARDKTFLGSPIPKYTYGFGFNLSVYDFDFAMDFQGVQGNKIYNYNREQRYGNENWDLDFYKNRWQGAGTSNSYPMTTNNQAIILPSSFFVEDGSFFRIRNIQLGYTLPKEFTKQLSVQKLRLYFSAQNPWTSFKYNGFSPEIMNSDRVQMGIDNNIYPISAIYTFGMNLTF comes from the coding sequence ATGAACAAAAAAGTGTTACAGGTTTCGTGCCTTGTAGCGGCATTTTATTTTAGTGCCGACGTACATGCTCAAACCAAAAAAAATGACACTGTAACCAAAGAAAAAGCTATCGAAGAGGTGGTTATGATTGGTTATGGTAGTCAGAAGAAGGAAAATGTTACCGGAAGTATTGGTGTAATTAGTGCCAAAGATCTTGCGGATAAGCCTAACCCTAATCCAATTAGTTCTATTCAGGGAAAAGTTGCCGGGGTTCAGATTCAGAACTCTGGAGCTCCCGGAGGATCACCCAGGGTAGATATTCGGGGAGTTAGCTCCCTTTCCGGGAAGACCGTATTTATTGTTGACGGAATGATTACAGATGATATTTCTTTTCTTAATCCACAGGATGTAGAATCGATGAGTATTCTGAAGGATCCTTCCAGTTTGGCAATCTTCGGTGCAAGAGCTACAAATGGTGCGGTTATTATCAAAACGAAATCAGGAAAAAATAAAACAGTATTCAACTTTAGCTCTTATATAGGCGTTAAAACAGTAACGAATGTTCCTAAAATGGCTAACTCCGATCAGTATGTGGAGCTTTATAATGAAAAACTGAGAAATGAAGGCGTTACTGATCCTACCAAATTTATTTCAAGAGCTAATTATCCGGCGAATACCAATTGGTTTGATGAAGTGCTGAAAACCGGTTTTATCAGTTCTAATGATTTTTCTGCTTCAGGTACTATAGCTAAAAAATTAAACTATTTTGGAAGTATTGGTTATTTAGATGATGGCGGAACATTAGCAGCGGGCAGAGGTGTTAGTTCCGGTAATAATTTTAAAAGACTAAACACAAGATTAAATCTTACTTATAAAATTAATGATAATATTTCCATAGGTAACAATTTTACATGGTCACATATTAATACCAACAATGCTAATAATCCTTTATTAACAGCTTATTCAGCACCTCCGGTTTATTATCCGATAAATCCGGCAATTAATAATTATGATTATTTTTCACTTATTTCTGCTGCTAACCCAAGAGCTGTGCTCGATTTGTTCAGATCAAAAGATAAGCAGGACAGAATTCTGAATAATGTCTGGGGAGAAGTTAAATTCTTAAAAGATTTTAGTTTTAAAGTTAGTTATACCATAGATAATACAAATCTGTATAAATACGAATATACTGCGATTAGTGACTATAATCCGAACAAGCCGGCTATACCATCCAATCTTGTGACAAGAGATACAAGAACCGAGGGATATGTATGGGATAACATTTTGTCATGGAAGAAAAATTTCAACAAACATCATTTCGAAGTTTTAGGAGGTTTTTCCCGTACACAAAATTATTATCACGGAGTCTATACCAAAGTACTGAACGTTCCTTATACCGGAAGCGATAAAGATCTGGTAACAACTAACGGAACAGATCTGGTAACTTTTACATTTAATAAAGATGCTGAAGTAAATATGGTCCCATACAAAAATCGTATTGAGTCTTTATTCGGAAGATTAAACTACGATTATGCGGGTAAATATTTAGTAAATGCTTCTGTCCGTAGAGATGGAGCTACAGGTTTCTCCTCTAATAACAGATTTAAAATTTTCCCTGCAGTTAGTGTAGGCTGGGTAATCAGTAAAGAAGGCTTTATGAGTAATCAGAATCTTTTTAATCTGTTGAAGCTAAGAGCCAGTTGGGGTAAATTGGGGAATCCTGATGTTCGAAGAGATTATGATAAGTTAACAACCATCATTAACTCTGGTGCTTATTTTGGCGGTACAGGAAATCCTGCTGAAACTGTGACCAGAGTTGTTGATCCTAACATTGACTGGGAAACAACAACAGGTCGTGATATTGGTGTAGAAATGGCATTGCTGAATAATAAATTAAAAATTGAGGCAACTTATTTTGATAAGGATTCCAAAAATGTAGTTTATGCCATTAACCAGCCGTCAATTTCCGGAGCAAGCAACTGGAACGATTTTGTAACCAACGCGTATTCATTCAACAACAGAGGTTTTGAGGCTTCTGTAAATTATGACGCTAAGATTAGCGAAAATATAAGATTAGGTGTTTATGCTAATATTACTACGATTAAAAATAAAATAACAAGTGTTTATTTAGATTCTTTTAATGAGCCGGGAGCTCATTTATTTGGTAGTACAATTATCAGGTTACAGGCAGGACAGCCTGTAGGATCTTATTATGGCTATGAGGTAGCAGGAGTATTCCAGAATCAGTCTGAAATCAACGGGGCACCACAGCAGACAAATGCGGCAGTCGGAGGATTCAGATTTGCAGATTTAGATGGTAATGGAGTTATTGATGCCAGAGATAAAACGTTCTTAGGAAGTCCGATTCCGAAGTACACTTATGGTTTTGGATTTAACCTTAGCGTTTATGATTTCGATTTTGCGATGGACTTCCAGGGAGTTCAGGGTAATAAGATCTATAATTATAACAGAGAACAACGTTACGGAAACGAAAACTGGGATTTGGATTTCTACAAAAACAGATGGCAGGGGGCAGGAACTTCCAACTCTTACCCAATGACAACAAATAATCAGGCAATTATATTGCCAAGTAGTTTCTTTGTTGAAGACGGAAGTTTCTTCAGAATCAGAAATATTCAGTTAGGTTATACACTGCCTAAAGAGTTTACAAAGCAGTTATCTGTTCAGAAGCTAAGATTGTATTTCAGTGCACAAAACCCGTGGACAAGCTTTAAATACAATGGATTCTCTCCGGAGATTATGAACAGTGACAGAGTGCAGATGGGTATTGATAATAATATCTATCCGATTTCGGCGATTTATACTTTTGGTATGAACCTAACCTTTTAA